The genome window TTTCTGAACCGCGCCTACGTGATCGTGCGCAGCGTGGATGACGCACTGAACAGCCCGCTGCCGGACTACCGCGCCAGTGGCGTGCTGCGTGTCGCCGCCAGCTACACCGTGCTCGGCTACTTCCTGCCCCACCACCTGCAGCGCATGGAACACTGGCACCCGGACGTGACCATCGAGGTGTTCGAACAGGAGCGGCAGGCCATCGAACACGGCCTGCTCGACGGCCAGTTCGACATGGCCGTGGTGCTCACCGCCAACCTCACGCACCCGGATATCGTTTCCGAAATCCTGTTCAATTCGGAACGCCGGCTGTGGCTGCCCAGCCACCATCCCTTGTGCGAGCGCGGCGCCGTCAGCCTGGCCGACGTGGCGCAAGAACCGTACATTCTGCTGACCGTCGATGAAGCCGAACACAGCGCCATGCGCTACTGGGAACAGGCCGGGCAAACGCCCAAGGTGCGGCTGCGCACCAGTTCGGTCGAGGCCGTGCGCAGCATGGTTGCCAACGGCAGCGGCGTGGCGATTCTGTCGGACCTGGTGCACAGGCCCTGGTCGCTGGAAGGCAAACGCATCGAAACCCTGACCGTGACCGACCCGGTAGCGCCCATGAGCGTCGGCCTGGCCTGGCACCGCGAACGGGCATTTACCCCCGCCATGCAGGCCTTCCGGGATTACTTCCACGACGCCTTCCTCGCGCCGCAACAACTCTCGGCACGGCGCTAGAGCCGCGACTGCAACAGGGCGGCCAGCCAATCCATAAAAACCCGCACCCGCTGCGGCACATGCCGCTGCCCGGCGTACAGCAACGACACGTCCAGCGCCGGCGCCGGGTAGTCCGGCAAGATGGCCACCAGCTCGCCACTGTCGAGTAAATCGCGAATGCCCAGCACGGGCACCTGGGTAATGCCAAAGCCGCCCAGGCATGCCGCCTTGTACGCATCGGTGCTGTTGACCGTGACCCGCCCCGCCATCGGAACACGCTGCACTTTGTTGCCCTGCAGGTATTCGAAGCCCGCCGAACGTGAACCCAATGGCCGCACGTAATGCACCAACTGGTGATGCGCCAGGTCGGCCAGGGTTTCGGGCATGCCATAGCGCTGAACGTACCCGGCACTGACGCAGTTGATCATCGGCATGCTGCACAACCAGCGCGCCACCACCGACTGATCCGGCTGCGCGCCCACCCGCAACACACAATCGAAACCTTCCGCGAGCAGGTCGACCTGGCGGTCGGTGGTGCTGATTTCCAGCTCGATCAACGGGTGTGCGTGCATAAAGTCGGGCAGGCGCGGCAGGATCAAATCCCGCGCCATGACGTTGGGCATGTCCACGCGAATACGCCCGCTCAATTGCGCCTCATCCTGGCGAAACAGGCCTTCGAGTTCCTCCATGTGTGACAACAGGTCTTTGCTGCGCGCATACAACACGCGCCCGTCCTGAGTCGCTTGCACCTTGCGCGTGGTGCGCTGCAACAGGCGCGCCCCGAGCAGTTCTTCCAGCGCCTGCACATGCTCGGACACGGTGGAGCGCGGCAGGCCGAGGCTCTCGCCCGCCTGGGTGAAACTCGACAATTCGGTGACTCGCACGAAGGTCCGCAAAAGCTCAAGTTTGTTCATGGGATTGTTCGCCTTATCCGGCCAGTGATTCCGATTCACCTGTGTTTATCACGTTATGGGCGGACAAATACACTGGCTCGCACCATCACACTCAGAGGCACTCACCATGACCCGTAAAATCGCACTGATCACCGGCGCCAGCCGCGGCTTGGGCAAAAGCGCTGCGCTGCATTTGGCGGCACAAGGCGTCGACATCATCGGCACTTACCACAGCGCTTCGGGCGAAGCCCAAGCGGTGAAGGCACAGATCGAAGCCCTCGGTGGCCGCGCCGCCATGCTGCAACTGGATGTGAGCCAGAGCGGCACGTTCAATGACTTCGTCGGCGAGATCGCCACGGTGCTCAAGGATGTGTTCGCACGGGACCACTTCAACTTTCTGATCAACAACGCCGGGATCGGCGCCCACGCCAGCTTTGCCGAGACCACCGAGGAACAGTTCGACCGCCTGATGGCTATCCACTTCAAGGCGCCGTTTTTCCTGACCCAGAAACTGCTGCCGCTGATCAGCGATGGCGGGCGCATCATCAATATTTCCAGCGGCCTGGCGCGTTTCAGCCTGCCTGGGTATGCGGCGTATGCGTCGATGAAAGGCGCGGTGGAAGTGCTGTCGCGCTACCAGGCCAAGGAGCTGGGGCCGCGCGGTATCACCGTCAACACCCTGGCACCCGGCGCGATTGCCACTGACTTCAGCGGCGGCGCCGTGCGCGATAACCCGGCGCTGAATGCAATGGTCGCCAACAACACCGCGCTGGGCCGAGCCGGTTTGCCCGACGATATTGGCGGGGCGATTTCGACCCTGTTGGCCGAGGGCAGCAACTGGATCACCGGGCAGCGCATCGAAGCCTCGGGCGGCATGTTTCTGTAAGCATTCTGCGCTAGCATCAATGCCTTCAGATCACTGACAGGCAATCACCGATGAGTTTTGATCCAGGCTTGGCCGGTGGCATGGGCGTATTGGCCGCGGTGGTCGATAGTGGCAGTTTTGCCCGCGCCGCCGACAGCCTGGAGATGACGCCTTCGGGGGTCAGCCGGGCGATTTCCCGCCTGGAAAAGCGCTTGGGGATTCGCCTGTTCGACCGCACCACGCGCTCGGTGCAATTGACCGATGAGGGGCGTCGCTTCTACCAGCAAATCGCCCCGTTGCTGGCCGGTCTCGAAGAGGCCGCCAACGCGGCGGCCGACAGTGCGCTCACCGTACGCGGGCGTTTGCGGGTGAATATCGACCCGTACTTCTCGCGATTGGTGTTGGGCCCGGTGTTGGGCGATTTCATGCGCAGCTATCCGCAATTGCAACTGGACCTGCACACCCGCGACCAACTCGGCGACCTGGTCGCCGATGGCTTTGACCTGGCCATTCGCTTCGGCATCCCGCAATCCTCCTCGCTGATCGCCCGCAAACTGATGGAAGTGCGCGTGCTCACCGTGGCCTCCCCGGCCTACCTTGAACAATTCGGTCGACCGCGCATTCCGCAAGACCTGGAACACGGGCACATGTGCCTGGATTTTCGTGACGCGCAAACCGGGCGTCCGTTTGCCTGGGAATTCCACCGCGCCGGCGAGCAGGTCATCGTACGCACCGATGGCCGCCTGGTGGTCAACGACGCCAGCACGTTGTACAGCGTGTGTGAGCACGGCCACGCGGTGGCGCAAATGCTCGATTTGGGCCTGGCGCCGGCGCTCAAGGCCGGCAGCCTGGTGGAGTTGTTTCCCGACTGGCCGGACGAGCGTTTTCCGCTGTACGCCTACTACCCGTCGCGGCATTTGCCCGCCGCGAAGGTGCGGGCATTTCTGGATTTTGTCGCGTCGCTCAAGCTTGGCTAGGCAGCCGTTGCTGGACGATTTTTTCCCGAATCACGTCATAGCCCCAGTGGTACACATAGGTGTACGGCAGGAAGAACAGCAGTACGCCGATGTCGAGGATGAACGCCTCCAACAGGCTGATCTTCAACACACCGGCAATCAGCGGCACCGCCAGGATGATCAGGCCACCTTCAAACAACAGCGCATGCAGCACCCGGGTCCAGCCGCCGTTGGCCAGTTGCAGCCGCGCTTTGAGGCGATCGAACAGGCTGTTGAAAATGATGTTCCAGGTCAGCGCCAACACGCTGACACCCAAGGTGACTGCGCCCATTTCCAGGGCCGGCCTGCCGGTGATCCAGACCAGCAGCGGCGTACAGATCAACAAGGCCAACCCTTCAAAGCCCAGGGCCTGGCAAACACGTTCAGTAATCGATTTGGTAGGGTTCATAACCCGGCTCCGTGAATGACTAGGGTTGCCATCATTACCCTGCGAACCGATACTTCATAACCAATAACCATCGATCAGGGCGATAGTCATGGCCTCAAATGAAGTGCTGCAGGCGTTTGTGCAGGCGGCCACCCAAGGTTCGTTTTCGGCCGCGGCGCGTAAACTGGGCAAGAGCCAGTCCACGGTCAGTGCGGCGGTGGCGAGCCTGGAAATTGACCTGGATGTGGTGTTGTTTGATCGCAGCAGCCGCAAACCGACGCTCACCCCGGCCGGCCACGTGTTGTTACAACGCGCCGAACAGGTGCTGGAGGCCAGCAGTCGCCTGGAGTTGGCGGCCAGCCAATTGGCTCAGGGCCTGGAGCCGAAGTTGAGTATCGCCATGTCCGATACGTACCAGTCGGAACGCTTTGAACTCGCCCTCAAAGCCTTCGAACAACGCTACCCGGACCTGGAGCTGGAATGGCTGATCGCCGAGTGCGAAGACCTGATCGCCCTGGTGCAAAGCGGCCGCGCCCAGATTGCGCTGATCGAAGCCCAAGAGGTTTACCCGCCCGACCTGACCCGCGCGCCCGTGGCGGAGCGCACGGAAATCGCCCTGTTCGTCGCCCCCGCCCATCCCTTGGCCAGCCTGCAAAACATCGACCAGCACGCCTTGCAGCAACACCGTGAACTGCGCCTGGCGAGCATCATCAGCCCCAATGAAACCAGGCCAGCGGGCCGTGTGTGGTCGGCACCGAGTTTTCTCATGCTGATGGAAATGGCCCAACTGGGCTTCGGCTGGGCGGCGCTGCCGCGCTGGCTGGTGGAGCGCTTCGGCAATGCCGGGCTGGTTGAACTCGATGTGCGCAGTTGGCCGCGGTCGGTGGCGGTGGATGCGCTGTGGTCGCGGCAACACCCGCCGGGGCCGGCGGGGAGCTGGATGTTGCGGCAGATGCTGGAATGATTCTTCCAGGCACCCTAGAGGACTAACTGTGGGAGCGGGCTTGCTCGCGATGGTCGCGGGTCAGTCACAAATGTACTGGCTGGCCGGCCGCCTTCGCGAGCAAGCCCGCTCCCACAGTGGAAGGGTGTTGGATTTTAGATATGTGTCAGGCCGCAGCGCATTGCGGTGGGCGGTGGTTCTGGAAGTATTCATGCACGTCGCGCAGTGCCGGCAACTCCAGGGCTTGCGCCGAAAAACACAAACCGACTCGACGCGTCGGCGCCGGCAGGTGCCATTCGCGAATCACCACCCCGGCCCGCTCGGCCGCCATCGACTGCGGCAACATCGCCACGCCCACGCCAGCAGCCACCATGTGCAACGCCTGGGTCAGCGAACCGGCATGCCCAGCCACCGCTTGCGGCGAGCGGCCGTAGAGCGCCATCAACCGTTGGTGAGAGTCGTGCTGCGGGCACGTGATCCAGTCTTCAATCGGGGCCCATGCCTGTTCTGTGCCGGCCAGGGCCATCGGGTGCAACGCCGGTAATGCCATCACGTAGGACTCTTCCCAGAGCGGCAGGAACAATTCGTCCTCGCAGCACATTTCCTCCACAGCCAAACGCCCGTCGCCTTCGCAGCCTTCCTGCAGCGTCAGCAACAAACCCGGCAGCCCTTGGTGCGCCATGCGCAGGAACGTTTCGATCTGGCTGTCGGCGATATCGCCTTCCACGCCCAACTCCAGCGCGATACGGTTTTCACGCGGTAGCCGGCAGCATGGTTGCGCGCAAAAGCGGCACGATCATCAACGTGAGTTCCGTGGCCGGGCGCAAGACCTTCCCGAACCACGTCGCTTATGTCGGCACCAAGTTCGCCGTGCATGGGATTTCGGAAAACCTGCGCGAAGAATTATCGCCAAGCAATGTGCGCGTCATCACCATCGCCCCTGGCGCAGTGGAAACCGAGTTGCTCGGCCATACCACCGATGCGGCGATCAAAAGCGGATATCAGGCCTGGAAACAGGCGATGGGCGGCACCGTGTTGAGTGCCGATGATGTGGCATCGGCCATTGCCTATGCCTATCAGCAGCCGCAGCATGTGTGCATTCGTGAGATCGTGCTGGCCGCAACGCGCCAGCAGCCGTAAACCGATGGGGGAGCTGGCTTGCCAGCGCCCACCGTTGTTCGTCATTGCCTGGGTGATTTGAGTTCGGCCAGACGCCGCTCTATGAAGCGTTTTTCTGGGGTTTGCAGGGTCAGTGACAGGGCTTTTTCGTACGCTTCACGGGCGTCTTCGGTTCGCCCCAGTTGCCGACAAAACTCCCCGCGTGCCGAATGCGCCAAGTGGTAATCCAGCAACTCCCCGCGCCGCAAAATGCCTTCCACCTGCTCCAAACCGGCCAATGGCCCTTGCCACATGGCAAACGCCACGGCGCGGTTCAATTCGATCACCGGAGAGGGCACGGCCCTGAGCAACACATCGTAAAGCCCGACGATCTGCGGCCAATCCGTCTCGCCGGCGCTCGGGGCTTCGGCGTGTACCGCCGCAATCGCCGCTTGCAGGCAATACGGTCCAAAGCGCCCCGTTGTCAGTGCTTGTTCCACCAACGCGCAGCCTTCCGCGATCAAGGACGCATCCCACAAGGCGCGGTCCTGTTCATCCAGCAACACCAACTCACCGCCCGCCGAAGTGCGCGCCGCTCGGCGGGATTCGTGCAGCAGCATCAGCGCCAGCAAGCCCATGACTTCAGGCTCGGGCAGCAACTCCAGCAGCAAGCGGCCAAGGCGGATGGCTTCGCGCGTCAGTTCCTCACGGGTGAGGTCGGCGCCCATGGACGCCGAATACCCTTCGTTGAACACCAGGTAAACCACGCGCAGCACACTCTCTAAACGCTCGGGCAACGCGTCGAGGGACGGGACTTGGTAGGGAATCTTCGCCTCGCGGATCTTGCCTTTGGCGCGCACGATGCGTTGGGCAATGGTGGTGGGCGTGGTGAGAAAGGCGCGGGCGATTTCCTCGGTGGTGAGGTCACAGATCTCACGCAAGGTCAGCGCCGTCTGGGCGTCGGGCGCCAGTGCCGGGTGGCAGCAGGTGAAGATCAGGCGCAGGCGGTCGTCTTCCACGTCTTCCTCACTCCAGTGCGCCGCTTCCAGTGCGTCGGCCTGCGCCTGCAGCAACGGGGTAAAGCGCGCCTGACGGCGCAGGCGGTCGATGGCTTTGAAACGGCCGGTCGACACCAACCACGCCCGCGGATTTCTCGGCACCCCGTCTTGCTGCCAGCGCTCGACCGCGACGAAGAACGCCTCGTGCAAGGCTTCTTCGGCGAGGTCGAAATCACCGAGCAGGCGAATCAGCGTGGCCAGCACGCGCCGTGATTCGCTGCGGTAAATCGCCTCCAGCTGAGGCGTCAATCGGGCATACCTTGGGTCACCAACGTCACCAGGCGATCCAGGCTCTGGCCCCAGCCGTCATGAAAGCCCATGGCTTCGTGGGCCTGTTTGTCGGCTTCGCTCCAGTGCATGGCGCGGGCGGTATAGAGGGTTTTGCCGTCGACCTCTTCGAAGGTGACTTCGGCGGTCATGAAGGGCTTGTCCGACGGCACCCACCCCGGCGCATACGCGTCGGTGAACACCAGCCGGCTCGGCGCTTCGATCTCCAGAAACACGCCTTGGGTCGGGTATTCGGCGCCATCCGGCGCGCGCATCAGCGTGCGGAACACGCCGCCGACCCACAGGTTCATTTCGCACTCGGGGGTGGTCATGCCGTGCGGCCCCCACCATTGCTGCAACAGCGCGGGGGTGGTCCAGGCGCGAAACACTTTGCTGCGGGGCGCATCGATCAAACGGCGGATGGACAGTTCAAATTCAGCCGGCTGGGTGTTCATGGGTAAACCTCCTTGAGTCTTGTGGTGGTTGTCTTCAGAGATTCAATTCGCGCACGGGGCGCACTTCCACACTGCCGACCCGGGCCGCCGGAATGCCACCGGCCACCTGGATCGCTTCATTCAAGTCCTTGGCTTCGATCAGGTAAAACCCGGCGAGCTGTTCCTTGGTTTCGGCAAACGGTCCGTCGGTGATCGACAGCTTGCCATTGCGCTTGCGCACGGTGGTGGCGGTGCTCACCGACTCCAGCGGCTCGGCGGCAAGCATCCGCCCGCTGGCCTGGATAGCCTGGGCATAGGCGAAACATTCCGGGTCTTCGGGGCTGTCCGGCGAGGTGTGCAGCACCTGTTCGTTGCTGTAAATCAGGCAGAGGTATTTCATGGCGCTCTCCGTTTTCGGCCTATCCACTATAGTTGCCGGCGATCAGGGTTCCAGCCCGAACAGCGCGGTGCCGCTGTGCATATCGAAAGGGGCCGACCAATGCTCATGCACCACACGCCATTGGCCGTCGATCCGCTGGTAACCGGCGGTCACGCGCATCCAGCACGCCTTCACGACGCCATCCGGCCCGGCGCCGCCGCAGTGGGCCAGCCAGTGCGCAAACGCGCTGTCAGGCGCTTCCACAATATGCAGCTCGTGAAACTCGAAAATACCCGGGCCGGGGCAATGCTTCATGCATTCGTCCCAATGCGCACGGTAGGCGGCCTTACCTTTGAATTGCAGTGCAGTAACAGCGTCGAACGAGACGATATCGTCGGCATAAAAGCTGACAATCTTGTCGATATCCCGGGCAAGCACGGCTTGCTTCCATTGATCGATCAGGCGGTTGATGGCGGTGCTCATGGCGATACTCCTGGGGCGGGGGAAATCACAAGGGACACCCTTAGTCGAATGACTCATCGGCCAATCGACAGTCCGTTGAAAAATACTTTCGCCGCCGGCAAAGCCGCTAGAATCCGCGCTTCTTTGTAGGATTTCGGATACGCCCCCCCGATGGAAACTCGCCTCGTCCCCTATGAGACGCTGAGCCTTGTGCAAAAACAGCAACTCGACACGCTGCAAGTGCATCCCGAGCAACTGGCGTTCTGCGGCGATATCTACTGCGCGCTGAACAGCCTGCTGGTTAACCCCAACCCTGCGGCCATCAAAGGGTTCGCCCTGCTCGCCGACGACCTTCCGGTGGCATTCCTGCTGCTTAAACGCCCGCCTTGCCTGCCCCATTGGGCGAGTGAACACAGCGCGACCCTGCATGCGTTGCAGGTGGATCGACAGCAGCAAGGGCGCGGGTTCGGCAAAGCGTGTTTACAGGCGCTGCCGGCGGTGGCGAGGCAGGCATGGCCGCAGATCAAGGGGTTGGAGTTGTCGGTGGACGCGGACAATGTGGCGGCAATGGGCTTGTACCTGGCCGCCGGATGGGTGGACAGCGGGGAGGCCTATAGGGGCCGGATCGGGTACGAGCGCAGGCTGACGCTGGTAATCGCCGAGTGACGTGACACCTGTGGCGAGCGGGCTTGCCACAGGATCGAGGGTTTACTTGGCTTCGACCGGCAACCAGATCTCCACACTGCCGATGCCCTTGCGCGCGTCAAAATCTGCGCTGTAGTGCTCGAAATCCGCCCCGGCGACCTTGTAGCCCGAGTGCGGCAACCACTCGAACATGATCCGCTCGTACGTCTGCTCCAGCGCCTGCACCGGCCCGTAGTGCGGGAACACGGCGTAGTGATGCGCAGGAATTTCGATGCACTCAAAGTTACTCGGCACCTCGTCTTTGCTCGGCACTTCAACCCCGGCCATGTAATCGAATTCGCCGTGATTGGGGTTATGACAAACACCATAAGTCACGCCGCCGACACGACGCTTGATCTCTTTGAAGCAGGTGTCAAACAACTCCCACAATTTGGGAATATCACCCACGGTGGCCTTCGAATACCGCCCTTGCACGCCCGCGATCACCAGGGCCTTGCCGTCTTCCATACGTGGCTGCAACGGTTGTGTTGTTTGCTGATCCATCTGAACAGTCTCCTTCTTATAAGGGAACAAACCCGTATCGAGTATAGGGGCATATCCGCGCTGTGCGGCCTGCAGAAATTTTTCCAGCGGCATCTGGACAATTGGCCATCATCGACCGTATTGTCTGCCCCGCAGGCCACCGCAGTGGCCGACGTCGCTCGGACGGTTCCGGGCGCTTACGTACCTCGAGGCACCCATGGCAGACCAAGGTTCGCCGCGCCGCTTTGCGCGCATAGATCGACTCCCCCCTTACGTGTTTAATATCACTGCCGAGCTGAAGATGGCTGCGCGTCGGCGCGGCGAAGACATCATCGACTTGAGCATGGGTAACCCTGACGGCGCCACTCCACCACACATCGTGGAGAAAATGGTCACCGTCGCCCAGCGTGAAGACACCCACGGCTACTCCACCTCCAAAGGCATTCCGCGTCTGCGTCGGGCGATTTCGCGCTGGTACAAAGACCGCTATGCGGTGGACATCGACCCGGAAACCGAAGCCATCGTCACCATTGGCTCCAAGGAAGGCCTCGCGCATTTGATGCTGGCCACCCTGGACCAGGGCGATACCGTGCTGGTGCCCAACCCGAGCTACCCGATTCACATCTACGGTGCCGTGATTGCCGGCGCCCAGGTGCGTTCGGTGCCGCTGGTGCCCGGCGTGGACTTCTTCGCCGAGCTGGAGCGAGCGATTCGTGGCTCGATCCCCAAACCGAAGATGATGATTCTGGGCTTCCCGTCCAACCCCACCGCGCAGTGCGTGGAGCTGGATTTCTTCGAACGGGTCATCGCCCTCGCCAAGCAGTACGACGTGCTGGTGGTGCATGACCTGGCCTACGCCGACATCGTCTACGACGGCTGGAAAGCCCCGTCGATCATGCAAGTGCCCGGCGCCAAGGACATTGCCGTGGAGTTTTTCACCCTGTCCAAGAGCTACAACATGGCCGGCTGGCGCATTGGTTTCATGGTCGGCAACCCGGAGCTGGTCAACGCCCTGGCGCGGATCAAGAGCTACCACGACTACGGCACCTTTACCCCGCTGCAAGTGGCGGCGATTGCGGCGCTGGAAGGCGATCAGCAGTGCGTGAAAGACATCGCCGA of Pseudomonas fluorescens contains these proteins:
- a CDS encoding LysR family transcriptional regulator; the encoded protein is MSLTLRQVRYFIATAEIGQISQAAIHLNISQSAVTTAIKELEAMLGVQLFVRSAQGMNLTDAGRHFLNRAYVIVRSVDDALNSPLPDYRASGVLRVAASYTVLGYFLPHHLQRMEHWHPDVTIEVFEQERQAIEHGLLDGQFDMAVVLTANLTHPDIVSEILFNSERRLWLPSHHPLCERGAVSLADVAQEPYILLTVDEAEHSAMRYWEQAGQTPKVRLRTSSVEAVRSMVANGSGVAILSDLVHRPWSLEGKRIETLTVTDPVAPMSVGLAWHRERAFTPAMQAFRDYFHDAFLAPQQLSARR
- a CDS encoding LysR family transcriptional regulator, giving the protein MNKLELLRTFVRVTELSSFTQAGESLGLPRSTVSEHVQALEELLGARLLQRTTRKVQATQDGRVLYARSKDLLSHMEELEGLFRQDEAQLSGRIRVDMPNVMARDLILPRLPDFMHAHPLIELEISTTDRQVDLLAEGFDCVLRVGAQPDQSVVARWLCSMPMINCVSAGYVQRYGMPETLADLAHHQLVHYVRPLGSRSAGFEYLQGNKVQRVPMAGRVTVNSTDAYKAACLGGFGITQVPVLGIRDLLDSGELVAILPDYPAPALDVSLLYAGQRHVPQRVRVFMDWLAALLQSRL
- a CDS encoding SDR family NAD(P)-dependent oxidoreductase, translated to MTRKIALITGASRGLGKSAALHLAAQGVDIIGTYHSASGEAQAVKAQIEALGGRAAMLQLDVSQSGTFNDFVGEIATVLKDVFARDHFNFLINNAGIGAHASFAETTEEQFDRLMAIHFKAPFFLTQKLLPLISDGGRIINISSGLARFSLPGYAAYASMKGAVEVLSRYQAKELGPRGITVNTLAPGAIATDFSGGAVRDNPALNAMVANNTALGRAGLPDDIGGAISTLLAEGSNWITGQRIEASGGMFL
- a CDS encoding LysR family transcriptional regulator gives rise to the protein MSFDPGLAGGMGVLAAVVDSGSFARAADSLEMTPSGVSRAISRLEKRLGIRLFDRTTRSVQLTDEGRRFYQQIAPLLAGLEEAANAAADSALTVRGRLRVNIDPYFSRLVLGPVLGDFMRSYPQLQLDLHTRDQLGDLVADGFDLAIRFGIPQSSSLIARKLMEVRVLTVASPAYLEQFGRPRIPQDLEHGHMCLDFRDAQTGRPFAWEFHRAGEQVIVRTDGRLVVNDASTLYSVCEHGHAVAQMLDLGLAPALKAGSLVELFPDWPDERFPLYAYYPSRHLPAAKVRAFLDFVASLKLG
- a CDS encoding multidrug/biocide efflux PACE transporter; protein product: MNPTKSITERVCQALGFEGLALLICTPLLVWITGRPALEMGAVTLGVSVLALTWNIIFNSLFDRLKARLQLANGGWTRVLHALLFEGGLIILAVPLIAGVLKISLLEAFILDIGVLLFFLPYTYVYHWGYDVIREKIVQQRLPSQA
- a CDS encoding LysR family transcriptional regulator, with amino-acid sequence MASNEVLQAFVQAATQGSFSAAARKLGKSQSTVSAAVASLEIDLDVVLFDRSSRKPTLTPAGHVLLQRAEQVLEASSRLELAASQLAQGLEPKLSIAMSDTYQSERFELALKAFEQRYPDLELEWLIAECEDLIALVQSGRAQIALIEAQEVYPPDLTRAPVAERTEIALFVAPAHPLASLQNIDQHALQQHRELRLASIISPNETRPAGRVWSAPSFLMLMEMAQLGFGWAALPRWLVERFGNAGLVELDVRSWPRSVAVDALWSRQHPPGPAGSWMLRQMLE
- a CDS encoding RNA polymerase sigma factor; the protein is MTPQLEAIYRSESRRVLATLIRLLGDFDLAEEALHEAFFVAVERWQQDGVPRNPRAWLVSTGRFKAIDRLRRQARFTPLLQAQADALEAAHWSEEDVEDDRLRLIFTCCHPALAPDAQTALTLREICDLTTEEIARAFLTTPTTIAQRIVRAKGKIREAKIPYQVPSLDALPERLESVLRVVYLVFNEGYSASMGADLTREELTREAIRLGRLLLELLPEPEVMGLLALMLLHESRRAARTSAGGELVLLDEQDRALWDASLIAEGCALVEQALTTGRFGPYCLQAAIAAVHAEAPSAGETDWPQIVGLYDVLLRAVPSPVIELNRAVAFAMWQGPLAGLEQVEGILRRGELLDYHLAHSARGEFCRQLGRTEDAREAYEKALSLTLQTPEKRFIERRLAELKSPRQ
- a CDS encoding SRPBCC family protein; the encoded protein is MNTQPAEFELSIRRLIDAPRSKVFRAWTTPALLQQWWGPHGMTTPECEMNLWVGGVFRTLMRAPDGAEYPTQGVFLEIEAPSRLVFTDAYAPGWVPSDKPFMTAEVTFEEVDGKTLYTARAMHWSEADKQAHEAMGFHDGWGQSLDRLVTLVTQGMPD
- a CDS encoding YciI family protein; amino-acid sequence: MKYLCLIYSNEQVLHTSPDSPEDPECFAYAQAIQASGRMLAAEPLESVSTATTVRKRNGKLSITDGPFAETKEQLAGFYLIEAKDLNEAIQVAGGIPAARVGSVEVRPVRELNL
- a CDS encoding YybH family protein — its product is MSTAINRLIDQWKQAVLARDIDKIVSFYADDIVSFDAVTALQFKGKAAYRAHWDECMKHCPGPGIFEFHELHIVEAPDSAFAHWLAHCGGAGPDGVVKACWMRVTAGYQRIDGQWRVVHEHWSAPFDMHSGTALFGLEP
- a CDS encoding GNAT family N-acetyltransferase, producing METRLVPYETLSLVQKQQLDTLQVHPEQLAFCGDIYCALNSLLVNPNPAAIKGFALLADDLPVAFLLLKRPPCLPHWASEHSATLHALQVDRQQQGRGFGKACLQALPAVARQAWPQIKGLELSVDADNVAAMGLYLAAGWVDSGEAYRGRIGYERRLTLVIAE
- a CDS encoding GyrI-like domain-containing protein translates to MDQQTTQPLQPRMEDGKALVIAGVQGRYSKATVGDIPKLWELFDTCFKEIKRRVGGVTYGVCHNPNHGEFDYMAGVEVPSKDEVPSNFECIEIPAHHYAVFPHYGPVQALEQTYERIMFEWLPHSGYKVAGADFEHYSADFDARKGIGSVEIWLPVEAK
- the alaC gene encoding alanine transaminase translates to MADQGSPRRFARIDRLPPYVFNITAELKMAARRRGEDIIDLSMGNPDGATPPHIVEKMVTVAQREDTHGYSTSKGIPRLRRAISRWYKDRYAVDIDPETEAIVTIGSKEGLAHLMLATLDQGDTVLVPNPSYPIHIYGAVIAGAQVRSVPLVPGVDFFAELERAIRGSIPKPKMMILGFPSNPTAQCVELDFFERVIALAKQYDVLVVHDLAYADIVYDGWKAPSIMQVPGAKDIAVEFFTLSKSYNMAGWRIGFMVGNPELVNALARIKSYHDYGTFTPLQVAAIAALEGDQQCVKDIAEQYRQRRNVLVKGLHELGWMVENPKASMYVWAKIPEAYAAMGSLEFAKKLLLEAKVCVSPGIGFGEYGDDHVRFALIENQDRIRQAVRGIRGMFRADGLVTKA